A stretch of the Victivallis lenta genome encodes the following:
- a CDS encoding efflux RND transporter periplasmic adaptor subunit encodes MRGLQLSAALCAAALLAGGWGAGKKEAAERVVKVVVMQPVKMEFVQKIRVQGNVETKAKAEVSSRISGTLDLMKADEGQRVRKGDILFQVDRIKLENDVKGQKHKLAVAEAELKIAVINSELARTVADKAQVDFNRADRLRKANAVSDDAYERAALNLKEAEAGVSKAEAQANCARAKVGQEQANLEIAEKNLSDSLIRAPFDGMVILKKKDPDEFVNTGDIIYRLEDPDRLELVTMISAVYYDRIVPGKTRAVIYAPNGSVAGEGTVGFRSPAIDSLSRTFTVKIDIPKEFHMVGGQLCELDLILRSEEGVGVPNQALLDRRDNRRAVFVVRDGRAEEVEVKTGIVDGKWTMLLNPAALKGLPVVVEGQAFLGSGDRVDIAPAGKEGK; translated from the coding sequence ATGCGTGGATTGCAGCTGTCTGCCGCCCTGTGCGCCGCCGCGTTGCTGGCCGGGGGCTGGGGCGCGGGGAAAAAAGAGGCGGCCGAACGGGTCGTGAAGGTCGTCGTCATGCAGCCGGTGAAGATGGAATTCGTCCAGAAGATCCGGGTGCAGGGCAACGTCGAAACGAAGGCGAAGGCCGAGGTGTCGAGCCGCATCAGCGGCACGCTCGACCTCATGAAGGCGGATGAAGGCCAGCGGGTCAGGAAAGGGGACATCCTTTTCCAGGTCGACCGGATCAAGCTCGAAAACGATGTCAAGGGGCAGAAACACAAGCTCGCCGTCGCCGAAGCGGAGCTGAAAATCGCCGTGATCAACAGTGAGCTGGCCCGGACCGTCGCCGACAAGGCGCAGGTCGACTTCAACCGTGCCGACCGGCTCAGGAAGGCGAATGCCGTGTCGGACGACGCCTATGAACGCGCCGCGCTGAACCTGAAGGAGGCCGAAGCCGGCGTCTCGAAGGCCGAAGCGCAGGCGAATTGCGCCCGGGCCAAAGTCGGGCAGGAGCAGGCGAACCTCGAAATCGCGGAAAAGAACCTTTCCGACTCGCTGATCCGCGCGCCGTTCGACGGCATGGTCATTCTGAAGAAGAAGGACCCCGATGAGTTCGTGAATACGGGCGACATCATCTACCGGCTCGAAGATCCGGACCGGCTCGAGCTGGTCACCATGATCAGCGCCGTTTACTACGACCGGATCGTTCCCGGCAAAACCAGGGCTGTCATCTACGCGCCGAACGGCTCTGTGGCCGGAGAGGGAACAGTCGGCTTCCGCAGCCCGGCGATCGACTCGCTGTCCCGGACCTTCACGGTCAAGATCGACATCCCGAAGGAGTTCCACATGGTCGGCGGCCAGCTCTGCGAGCTCGACCTCATCCTGCGCAGCGAAGAGGGAGTCGGCGTGCCGAACCAGGCGCTTCTCGACCGGCGCGACAACCGCCGCGCCGTCTTCGTCGTCAGGGACGGCAGGGCCGAGGAGGTTGAAGTGAAAACCGGCATCGTCGATGGCAAATGGACCATGCTGCTCAATCCCGCGGCGCTGAAGGGATTGCCGGTCGTCGTCGAAGGGCAGGCGTTTCTCGGCAGCGGCGACCGGGTCGACATCGCGCCGGCGGGGAAGGAGGGGAAATAA
- a CDS encoding ABC transporter permease encodes MLTELFLAGRYLKPRRSAVSLITVLSILGVTLGVAVLIVVLAVMTGFTDLMKEKLIETQAHFQVRPLYGGVIYDPDEAVKAVEAAGGRGAPVLESPVIVQLGKSLDPRVIMFGTSAENLLKFGIFKADTLKEGKLSLDRGEIVISEDMARRWNVRVGSKLLLHTQQRLTRLVDFKPEGGVELNRNASAYLPAEFVVSGIYSVGKYDFDRTFLFVGSDDAADLLTLPWGAATAIFGWGPDPFDQKELVGKVRDALSHLRVVTWEEDNRQLLGVLAVEKNMMFFLLIFIVLVAAFSIMNTLITSVYQKTREIGILKALGASDCCTTFIFIFQGFLIGVLGSITGTLAGVLVIFYRNDIMDFASKTFHVELFPKQFYYFDGLPAHIVATDVLIIVGASIALCTLGALLPALCAARLDPAKALRYE; translated from the coding sequence ATGCTCACAGAACTGTTCCTGGCCGGCCGCTACCTGAAGCCGCGGCGGAGCGCGGTCTCGCTGATCACCGTGCTCAGCATTCTCGGCGTGACGCTCGGCGTCGCCGTGCTGATCGTGGTGCTGGCGGTCATGACCGGCTTCACGGATCTCATGAAGGAGAAACTGATCGAAACACAGGCGCACTTCCAGGTGCGTCCGCTCTACGGCGGCGTGATCTACGACCCCGATGAGGCGGTCAAAGCCGTGGAGGCGGCCGGCGGCCGGGGGGCCCCGGTGCTCGAATCGCCGGTGATCGTCCAGCTCGGCAAATCGCTCGACCCGCGCGTGATCATGTTCGGAACCTCGGCGGAGAATCTGCTGAAGTTCGGCATCTTCAAGGCCGATACGCTCAAGGAAGGCAAACTGTCGCTCGACCGGGGGGAGATCGTCATCAGCGAGGACATGGCCCGGCGCTGGAACGTGCGCGTCGGCAGCAAGCTTCTGCTGCACACCCAGCAGCGGCTGACCCGGCTGGTCGATTTCAAGCCGGAGGGCGGCGTGGAGCTGAACAGGAACGCTTCGGCCTATCTGCCGGCCGAGTTCGTCGTCAGCGGAATTTACAGCGTCGGCAAATACGATTTCGACCGGACCTTCCTTTTCGTCGGGAGCGACGACGCGGCCGACCTGCTGACGCTGCCGTGGGGCGCGGCCACCGCGATTTTCGGGTGGGGGCCGGACCCCTTCGACCAGAAGGAGCTGGTCGGCAAGGTGCGGGACGCCCTCAGTCACCTGCGGGTCGTGACCTGGGAGGAGGACAACCGGCAGCTGCTCGGCGTGCTGGCGGTCGAAAAGAACATGATGTTCTTTCTGCTGATCTTCATCGTGCTCGTCGCGGCGTTCAGCATCATGAATACGCTCATCACGTCGGTTTACCAGAAAACGCGCGAGATCGGAATCCTGAAGGCGCTCGGTGCGAGCGACTGCTGCACGACCTTCATTTTCATCTTTCAGGGGTTCCTGATCGGTGTGCTCGGCAGCATCACGGGGACGCTGGCCGGCGTGCTGGTCATCTTCTACCGGAACGACATCATGGACTTCGCGTCGAAGACGTTCCATGTCGAGCTCTTCCCGAAACAGTTCTACTATTTCGACGGACTCCCGGCGCATATCGTTGCGACGGATGTACTGATCATTGTCGGAGCCTCGATCGCGCTCTGCACGCTGGGGGCGCTGCTCCCGGCGCTCTGCGCGGCCCGGCTCGACCCGGCCAAGGCATTGCGCTATGAGTGA